One stretch of Microvirga lotononidis DNA includes these proteins:
- a CDS encoding SpoVR family protein — protein sequence MSVTLHDSLLFHGADWDFGTIQRIHDAVEAIGVGELGLDVYPNQIEVITAEQMLDAYASIGMPLFYKHWSFGKRFALHESSYRQGLMGLAYEIVINSNPCISYIMEENSATMQTLVIAHAAFGHNHFFKNNYLFKEWTDADGILDYLEFAKGYITRCEERYGHAAVERVLDAAHALMSHGVHRYPRKKRPDLRSEERRERERHLHQEQTFNDLWRTVPTKGAAAKPQLSEERRRALLELPQENILYFLEKSAPRLQPWQREILRIVRQIAQYFYPQRQTKVMNEGCATYCHYRIMTRLHETGQISDGSFLEFLQSHTNVTRQPEFDDPHYGGINPYALGFGMMQDIERICTQPTTEDRDWFPDIAGSGDAMAVLREVWANYRDESFISQFLSPHLIRQWRMFHLVDDPDQPELMIEAIHDERGYRRLRRSLSRHYDVGWSDPDIQVVDVDLAGDRRLILHHHVLNRTLLHKDDAQRVLQMVANLWGYAVVLKEVEPATGAIFQEHVAHPHETLF from the coding sequence ATGAGCGTGACCCTGCACGACAGCCTGCTGTTCCACGGGGCCGACTGGGATTTCGGAACGATCCAACGCATCCATGACGCCGTCGAAGCCATCGGCGTCGGCGAGCTGGGGCTCGACGTCTATCCGAACCAGATCGAGGTGATTACCGCCGAGCAGATGCTCGATGCCTATGCGTCGATCGGCATGCCCCTGTTCTACAAGCACTGGTCCTTCGGCAAGCGCTTCGCCCTGCATGAATCGAGCTATCGCCAGGGCCTCATGGGCCTTGCCTACGAGATCGTCATCAACTCGAACCCGTGCATCTCCTACATCATGGAGGAGAACTCGGCGACGATGCAGACGCTCGTCATCGCCCACGCGGCTTTCGGCCACAACCATTTCTTCAAGAACAACTACCTCTTCAAGGAATGGACCGATGCGGACGGGATCCTCGACTATCTCGAATTCGCCAAGGGTTACATCACACGCTGCGAGGAGCGCTACGGGCATGCGGCCGTGGAGCGCGTTCTCGACGCTGCCCATGCCCTGATGTCCCATGGCGTGCACCGCTATCCGCGCAAGAAGCGGCCCGATCTGCGTTCGGAGGAGCGCCGGGAGCGGGAGCGCCATCTCCACCAGGAGCAGACCTTCAATGACCTGTGGCGCACCGTCCCGACCAAGGGGGCGGCCGCCAAGCCACAGCTGAGCGAGGAGCGCCGCCGCGCCCTCCTCGAGCTGCCGCAGGAGAACATCCTGTACTTCCTTGAGAAGTCGGCGCCGCGCCTGCAGCCCTGGCAGCGCGAGATCCTGCGCATCGTGCGCCAGATCGCGCAGTATTTCTATCCGCAGCGCCAGACCAAGGTGATGAACGAGGGCTGTGCCACCTATTGCCATTACCGCATCATGACCCGCCTGCACGAGACGGGACAGATCAGCGACGGTTCCTTCCTCGAATTCCTGCAGTCCCATACCAACGTGACCCGGCAGCCGGAATTCGACGATCCGCATTACGGCGGCATCAATCCCTATGCCCTCGGCTTCGGCATGATGCAGGACATCGAACGCATATGTACCCAGCCGACCACTGAGGACCGGGATTGGTTCCCCGACATTGCAGGCAGCGGGGATGCCATGGCGGTGCTGCGCGAGGTCTGGGCGAACTATCGCGACGAGAGCTTCATCTCGCAGTTTCTGAGTCCGCACCTGATCCGGCAGTGGCGCATGTTCCACCTCGTCGACGATCCGGACCAGCCCGAGCTCATGATCGAAGCGATCCATGACGAGCGGGGATACAGGCGTCTGCGACGCTCGCTTTCGCGCCATTATGATGTCGGCTGGAGCGATCCCGATATCCAGGTCGTTGACGTGGACCTCGCGGGAGATCGGCGCCTGATCCTGCATCATCACGTTCTCAATCGCACCCTGCTGCACAAGGACGACGCCCAGCGGGTCCTGCAGATGGTGGCCAATCTCTGGGGCTATGCGGTGGTGCTGAAAGAGGTGGAACCGGCCACCGGAGCGATCTTCCAGGAGCACGTGGCTCACCCGCACGAAACGCTCTTTTAA